One stretch of Daphnia pulicaria isolate SC F1-1A chromosome 8, SC_F0-13Bv2, whole genome shotgun sequence DNA includes these proteins:
- the LOC124312483 gene encoding uncharacterized protein LOC124312483: MSDSPRPTSTEDSAPGSSSLQSSSSSSLSSLEQQGPPSTPETPITVGLSDILKWKEELSAVRVSWITSSDRMRWLEDQFNHLIPNNNSNVVSSSLQSSSSSSLSSLEQQGPPSTPKTPITVGLSDILKWKEELSAVRVSWITSSDRMRWLEDQFNHLIPNNNSNVVAEFGKGGH; the protein is encoded by the exons ATGTCTGATTCGCCGAGACCAACATCAACCGAAGATTCAGCTCCTGGGTCATCATCGCTTCAGTCGTCCTCATCGTCATCATTATCATCGCTTGAGCAACAAGGTCCGCCAAGCACTCCCGAAACACCGATCACGGTTGGGCTTTCGgacattttgaaatggaagGAGGAGCTGTCTGCAGTAAGGGTTTCGTGGATTACATCGTCAGACAGG atGAGGTGGCTAGAGGATCAATTTAATCATCTTATTCCAAATAACAATAGTAATGTAGTTTCATCATCGCTTCAGTCGTCCTCATCGTCATCATTATCATCGCTTGAGCAACAAGGTCCGCCAAGCACTCCCAAAACACCGATCACGGTTGGGCTTTCGgacattttgaaatggaagGAGGAGCTGTCTGCAGTAAGGGTTTCGTGGATTACATCGTCAGACAGG atGAGGTGGCTAGAGGATCAATTTAATCATCTTATTCCAAATAACAATAGTAATGTAGTTGCTGAATTTGGGAAGGGAGGTCATTGA